One genomic region from Maridesulfovibrio frigidus DSM 17176 encodes:
- the mreC gene encoding rod shape-determining protein MreC, translated as MKLKRTAIALIVGLFIYLSLYSWNLQSGKLDRLADYTGLEIVKWVMWPGEWVHDRSVDFWDRYIYLVGLKQTNDQLSSQNDLMRLEIMTLREKAEEAGRLQTLLKFSPVEGWYVDGARVIAHRMGPSAALDSIIISKGSVSGVLPDTPVLTPLGIVGRVVQPGLSASKAMLITDLNSRISVRGQLHRSTGLLSGTGEGETLNVKYMKLNAPVSEGEILVTSGLAGLYPPGLPVAKVASVERSDISLFLKVEAVPMVDMENTEEILLLHRNATSSPASNSTSADGN; from the coding sequence TTGAAGCTCAAGCGTACCGCTATAGCCCTCATTGTAGGTTTATTCATCTACCTCAGTCTTTACTCGTGGAATCTGCAGTCAGGTAAGCTTGACCGTTTAGCTGACTATACAGGACTTGAAATTGTCAAATGGGTTATGTGGCCCGGAGAATGGGTACATGATCGCTCTGTAGATTTCTGGGACAGGTATATTTATCTCGTAGGTTTAAAGCAAACTAACGACCAGTTAAGTTCGCAAAACGATTTGATGCGTCTAGAAATAATGACGCTTAGAGAGAAAGCAGAAGAAGCTGGCAGGCTTCAAACGCTGCTTAAATTTTCGCCCGTCGAAGGATGGTATGTCGACGGAGCTAGAGTTATTGCTCACAGAATGGGTCCTTCCGCCGCATTAGACTCAATTATTATCAGTAAAGGATCTGTTTCGGGTGTTTTGCCTGACACTCCTGTCCTGACTCCTCTCGGCATTGTCGGCAGGGTTGTCCAGCCTGGCTTAAGTGCTTCAAAGGCGATGCTGATCACAGACCTCAATAGTAGAATTTCAGTTCGAGGACAGCTTCACAGGTCCACCGGATTATTGTCCGGAACTGGTGAAGGGGAAACTCTGAACGTTAAGTATATGAAGCTCAATGCGCCTGTCTCAGAAGGTGAGATTCTCGTGACATCAGGGCTTGCAGGGCTTTACCCTCCCGGTCTTCCTGTTGCGAAGGTTGCATCTGTAGAACGCTCAGATATATCATTATTTTTAAAAGTAGAAGCTGTTCCGATGGTGGATATGGAAAATACAGAAGAGATTCTTTTGCTCCATAGAAACGCGACGTCTAGTCCAGCTTCGAACTCTACATCTGCGGATGGGAACTAA
- a CDS encoding rod shape-determining protein, which yields MASIFDKILGSFSSDLAIDLGTANTLVYVKGKGVMLSEPSVVAVKRDVHGGSKVLAVGMEAKRMLGRTPGNIVAIRPMKDGVIADFEVTEAMLRHFISKVHNRRRLVRPRIMICVPTGITQVEKRAVKESAQSAGAREVYLIEEPMAAAIGANLPITEPTSNMVVDIGGGTSEIAVISLSGIVYARSVRVGGDKMDESIMQHVKRKYSMLIGESTAERIKIKIGSAFPLEEEIEMEVKGRDLVTGIPQNILITSGEIRKAISEQVDSIVQGVRVALEQTPPELAADIVDRGIVLTGGGALLKGLDQLLSQETHLPITVVDNPLNAVVIGSGRALEEIDIYKEVTID from the coding sequence ACTCGGCTCGTTTTCTAGCGACCTTGCAATTGACCTTGGTACAGCAAATACTCTGGTCTATGTTAAGGGTAAAGGCGTAATGCTCAGCGAACCATCGGTTGTAGCTGTAAAAAGGGATGTTCACGGCGGAAGTAAAGTTCTCGCCGTAGGGATGGAAGCCAAGAGAATGCTTGGCCGTACTCCCGGTAACATCGTAGCTATCAGACCTATGAAAGACGGCGTAATTGCTGACTTTGAGGTTACTGAAGCTATGTTGCGTCATTTTATTTCAAAAGTCCATAACCGCCGCAGGCTAGTAAGGCCGCGGATCATGATCTGTGTGCCTACCGGTATAACTCAGGTTGAAAAAAGAGCGGTTAAAGAATCTGCTCAAAGTGCTGGAGCTCGTGAGGTTTACCTTATTGAAGAACCCATGGCTGCGGCAATCGGAGCAAATCTTCCCATCACCGAGCCTACTTCCAATATGGTCGTAGACATTGGCGGTGGTACTTCTGAGATTGCAGTTATTTCTCTGTCCGGTATCGTCTATGCCCGCTCTGTAAGAGTTGGTGGCGATAAGATGGATGAATCTATCATGCAGCATGTGAAGCGCAAATATTCAATGTTGATCGGGGAGAGCACTGCAGAGCGTATTAAAATTAAAATTGGTTCTGCATTTCCTCTTGAAGAAGAGATTGAAATGGAAGTCAAAGGCCGCGACCTTGTGACTGGAATACCTCAGAATATTTTGATTACCTCTGGTGAAATCCGAAAAGCTATTTCTGAACAGGTTGATAGTATTGTCCAAGGCGTTCGCGTTGCTCTGGAACAAACTCCTCCTGAACTTGCTGCGGATATCGTTGATAGAGGTATTGTGCTGACTGGTGGGGGAGCTTTGCTTAAAGGCTTGGATCAATTACTCAGTCAGGAAACTCACCTTCCTATCACCGTTGTAGATAACCCGCTTAATGCGGTTGTTATTGGTTCCGGCAGGGCTCTTGAAGAAATAGACATCTATAAAGAAGTTACAATAGATTAA